A stretch of Myxococcus hansupus DNA encodes these proteins:
- a CDS encoding (2Fe-2S)-binding protein, protein MTVRVRINGEEQELDVDPEMPLLWAVRDVLGLTGTKYGCGQALCGACTVHLDGQPVRACVTPIRRAEGHSVTTIEGLSPEGNHPLQRAWVDLGVPQCGFCQTGQIMCAAALLAKKPKPSDAEIDQSLAGNLCRCGTYTRIRAAVKKVAGLSEE, encoded by the coding sequence GTGACGGTTCGCGTTCGCATCAACGGTGAGGAGCAGGAGCTGGACGTGGACCCGGAGATGCCGCTGCTGTGGGCGGTGCGGGACGTGCTCGGGCTCACCGGGACGAAGTACGGCTGCGGCCAGGCGCTGTGCGGCGCCTGCACCGTGCACCTGGACGGCCAGCCGGTCCGCGCGTGTGTGACGCCCATCCGCCGCGCGGAGGGTCACTCCGTGACGACCATCGAGGGGCTGTCGCCGGAGGGCAACCACCCGCTCCAGCGCGCGTGGGTGGACCTGGGCGTGCCGCAGTGTGGCTTCTGTCAGACGGGGCAAATCATGTGCGCGGCGGCGCTGCTGGCGAAGAAGCCGAAGCCGTCGGACGCGGAAATCGACCAGTCGCTCGCCGGCAACCTCTGCCGTTGCGGCACCTATACGCGGATCCGCGCGGCCGTGAAGAAGGTCGCGGGCCTGTCCGAGGAGTGA
- a CDS encoding superoxide dismutase, with protein sequence MPFTLPELPYKKDALQPHMSAETLEFHHDKHHAAYVNNLNKLLDGKAEANKSLEEIILSSDGGVFNNAAQVWNHTFFWNCMKPAGGGKPTGELAAAIDRDFGSFDKFKEEFSTAAATQFGSGWAWLVLEGGKLKVTKTGNADLPMKHGQKALLTIDVWEHAYYIDYRNLRPKFIETFLTHLVNWDFVAQNLKG encoded by the coding sequence ATGCCGTTCACGCTGCCTGAACTGCCGTACAAGAAGGACGCGCTCCAGCCGCACATGAGCGCGGAGACGCTTGAGTTCCACCACGACAAGCACCACGCCGCCTACGTCAACAACCTGAACAAGCTCCTGGATGGCAAGGCGGAGGCGAACAAGTCGCTGGAGGAGATCATCCTCAGCAGCGACGGTGGCGTCTTCAACAACGCCGCGCAGGTGTGGAACCACACCTTCTTCTGGAACTGCATGAAGCCGGCTGGCGGCGGCAAGCCGACGGGTGAGCTCGCGGCGGCCATCGACCGTGACTTCGGCTCCTTCGACAAGTTCAAGGAGGAGTTCTCCACCGCAGCGGCCACGCAGTTCGGCTCGGGCTGGGCCTGGCTGGTGCTGGAGGGTGGCAAGCTCAAGGTCACCAAGACGGGCAACGCCGACCTGCCGATGAAGCACGGCCAGAAGGCCCTGCTGACCATCGATGTGTGGGAGCACGCCTATTACATCGACTACCGCAACTTGCGCCCCAAGTTCATCGAGACGTTCCTGACGCACCTCGTGAACTGGGACTTCGTGGCCCAGAACCTCAAGGGCTAG
- a CDS encoding AAA family ATPase: MEKNVHLFVRTYPGLGVAAHVLTHPHLASFAPTLNAARLDIAAVVGRLLKRGELWDEETHWSDLRQRRTTLTVRALEHGKMLSVPLRLTVLTHGAKSRAPRKEASGHRSLRVWVPRVDVQGTLYDEADLEPYVEELVRHELYLAPLDRLRALAYVGEEQVETLSVPVRFRDTPRARAGDSVKPQRRQAPPPGLAEASRCLNEEARAGLLERAWERDTEVSRLAEAVTSRTRASVLLVGPSSVGKTALVHELVQRAEAATKGSPLLGMEVYSSSGNRIMAGMRYLGQWQERVKQMVEALRIRRAVLHLDSLSELLSLGGGDTGLDVARQLLPALESGEVSLILEATPEDVARAERTHAAFLQALRHIAVAPLSPHSARTALQQASHRVGRARKVRFMPEALDRADELTERFGAGPSPGGAVSLLRAASTEPCTAGEVDAASVTRAFCTRTGYPRELVDTAIRLDPDALLRRFRERVVGQDEATLLLRNLVVTLKTGLADPARPLGAFLLLGPTGVGKTESALALAEYLFGDVARLARFDMAEYAAPGSAARLVGDAGGQQGSLTRRVREQPFGVVLLDEVEKADPGVHDLLLQVMGEGRLTDATGRTVSFRNTVVLLTSNLGADSAGRSLGFGEPGVREREAHYLGAAAAFFRPELLNRLDRVVPYRALTPDVIASLARRTLEAALAREGLRRRGVTVTFGEDVVEHLARVGFDARYGARPLKRAVEQHVVAPLSQWLAAQSSSTPPQVKLGVGVEGRIELSGLG, encoded by the coding sequence ATGGAAAAGAACGTCCACCTCTTCGTGCGCACCTATCCCGGACTGGGCGTGGCGGCGCATGTCCTCACCCATCCACACCTGGCGTCCTTCGCGCCGACGCTGAACGCCGCGCGGCTCGACATCGCGGCGGTGGTGGGCCGGCTCCTCAAGCGAGGAGAACTCTGGGACGAAGAGACGCACTGGAGCGATTTGCGTCAGCGGAGGACGACGCTGACCGTGCGCGCGCTCGAACACGGGAAGATGCTGTCGGTCCCCTTGCGGCTCACCGTGCTGACGCACGGGGCGAAATCCCGCGCGCCCCGCAAGGAAGCTTCAGGTCACCGGTCCCTGCGGGTGTGGGTACCGCGCGTGGATGTCCAGGGGACGCTGTACGACGAGGCGGACCTGGAGCCCTACGTCGAGGAGTTGGTCCGTCACGAGCTCTACCTCGCGCCGCTCGACCGGCTGAGGGCGCTGGCCTACGTGGGCGAGGAGCAGGTGGAGACCCTGTCGGTGCCGGTCCGCTTCCGGGACACGCCGCGCGCCCGCGCTGGTGATTCGGTGAAGCCGCAGCGGCGCCAGGCGCCACCACCGGGCCTCGCGGAAGCCAGCCGGTGCCTCAACGAGGAAGCCCGCGCGGGCCTGCTGGAGCGCGCATGGGAGCGAGACACAGAGGTGTCCCGGCTCGCGGAGGCCGTCACCTCGCGCACCCGCGCCAGCGTGCTCCTGGTGGGCCCGTCGTCCGTGGGCAAGACGGCCCTGGTCCATGAACTCGTTCAGCGCGCGGAGGCGGCCACGAAGGGCTCGCCCCTTCTCGGGATGGAGGTCTACAGCTCCTCCGGCAACCGCATCATGGCGGGCATGCGCTACCTGGGGCAGTGGCAGGAGCGCGTGAAGCAGATGGTGGAGGCCCTGCGAATCCGCCGGGCCGTGCTGCACCTGGACAGCCTGTCGGAGCTGCTCTCGCTGGGCGGCGGTGACACGGGCTTGGATGTGGCGCGGCAACTGCTGCCCGCGCTGGAGAGCGGCGAGGTCTCCCTCATCCTGGAGGCGACGCCGGAGGACGTGGCCCGCGCGGAGCGGACCCACGCGGCGTTCCTGCAAGCGCTCCGGCACATCGCCGTGGCGCCCCTCTCACCGCATTCGGCCCGCACCGCGCTGCAGCAGGCCTCGCACCGGGTGGGCCGCGCGCGCAAGGTGCGCTTCATGCCGGAGGCACTGGACCGCGCTGACGAACTCACGGAGCGCTTCGGCGCGGGGCCCTCGCCCGGCGGCGCGGTGTCCCTGCTGCGCGCCGCCAGCACGGAGCCCTGTACCGCAGGTGAGGTGGACGCCGCCTCGGTGACGCGCGCCTTCTGCACCCGGACCGGGTACCCGCGCGAGCTGGTGGACACGGCCATCCGCCTGGACCCGGACGCGCTGCTGCGCCGCTTCCGGGAGCGCGTGGTGGGCCAGGACGAAGCCACCCTCCTGCTGCGCAACCTGGTCGTCACCTTGAAGACGGGCCTCGCGGACCCCGCGCGTCCGTTGGGGGCCTTCCTGCTGCTGGGTCCCACGGGCGTGGGCAAGACGGAGTCGGCGCTCGCGCTGGCCGAGTACCTGTTCGGCGACGTGGCCCGGCTGGCGCGCTTCGACATGGCGGAGTACGCCGCGCCAGGCAGCGCCGCGCGCCTGGTGGGGGACGCCGGAGGCCAACAGGGCAGCCTGACACGGCGCGTCCGCGAGCAGCCCTTTGGCGTGGTGCTGCTGGACGAAGTCGAGAAGGCGGACCCGGGCGTCCATGACCTGCTGTTGCAGGTCATGGGCGAAGGCCGCCTCACCGACGCCACGGGCCGCACCGTCAGCTTCCGCAACACCGTCGTCTTGCTCACGAGCAATCTGGGCGCGGACAGCGCCGGGCGCTCGCTGGGATTTGGAGAGCCCGGCGTCCGGGAGCGTGAGGCGCACTACCTGGGCGCCGCGGCGGCCTTCTTCCGGCCCGAGCTGCTGAACCGGTTGGACCGGGTGGTGCCCTACCGCGCGCTCACGCCGGACGTCATCGCGTCACTCGCCCGGCGCACGCTGGAAGCCGCCCTCGCTCGCGAGGGGCTCCGCCGCCGAGGGGTGACGGTGACGTTCGGGGAGGACGTGGTGGAGCATCTGGCGCGCGTCGGCTTCGACGCTCGCTACGGGGCAAGGCCACTCAAGCGTGCCGTGGAGCAACACGTGGTGGCGCCCCTTTCGCAGTGGCTGGCGGCTCAATCTTCCAGCACTCCCCCCCAGGTGAAGCTCGGCGTGGGGGTGGAGGGGCGAATCGAGTTGAGCGGCCTCGGATGA
- a CDS encoding ATP-dependent Clp protease ATP-binding subunit — protein sequence MATVCDLCHQRPATTRVTRVVGNRRTTESLCDVCSSQRSRFGRMGLGTSLFDQFFSDFGGEDLGGLSQAIQQPVERYDITEAFSDETRRVLEGAFEAARNAGAASIDTEHLLVALAKDPLGRTALARMKLDPARVAERAESEMRRGKRPMERPELSPHAKRALELAYQEAYELGHSYVGPEHVLLGLLQEGEGLASEILREQGAQHGKARAAVAEALAPSSESRRSPTPTLDEYCRDLTRMASEGKLDPVVGRANEIETTLEILSRRTKNNPVLIGEPGVGKTAIVEGIAQRIISAAVPDTLRDKRVLQLDLSGLLAGSKYRGEFEERLKKVMDEVKAHSEEIVLFIDEIHTIVGAGAAEGAMDAGNMLKPSLARGELHVIGATTLDEYRKRIEKDAALERRFQPVVVPEPTAEQAIEILRGLKDRYESHHRVRIADDALVAAVELSDRYVTGRFLPDKAIDLVDQAAARVRLRLTLPPERLVNAEHEVVKVKRALDEARDRKAKPRIQELESKLRDAEREVQSAQKERRTQKSSETPEVRAEDVAEVLSRMTGIPVTQMTEDERKKLLELESRLHERVIGQDEAIRVLSQSIRRARAGLKDEARPIGSFLFLGPTGVGKTELAKTLAELLFGDEKALIRFDMSEYMEKHTVSRLVGAPPGYVGYEEGGQLTEAVRRRPYCVLLFDEVEKAHPDVFHMLLQVLDDGRLTDSQGTVVNFKNTVIICTSNLGSHLIQESTARKEPQERMRERVMGVLKGHFPPEFLNRIDETVVFEPLNRAQLRAIVELMLEKTRRLLHGQGIDLEMTPAALEALVDKGWDPTFGARPLRREIQRAIEAPLAESLISGSIRENSRVRADFKDGKFRFEEAQAPESEEAQAEPSAVH from the coding sequence ATGGCCACTGTCTGCGACCTCTGTCACCAGCGCCCGGCGACCACCCGGGTCACCCGCGTCGTCGGGAACCGGCGCACCACCGAATCCCTCTGTGACGTCTGCAGCAGTCAGCGCTCCCGCTTCGGGCGCATGGGCCTGGGGACCTCGCTCTTCGACCAGTTCTTCAGTGATTTCGGCGGCGAGGACCTCGGCGGCCTGTCCCAGGCCATTCAACAGCCGGTGGAGCGCTACGACATCACGGAGGCCTTCTCCGACGAGACGCGGCGCGTTCTGGAGGGCGCCTTCGAGGCGGCGCGCAACGCGGGGGCGGCTTCCATCGACACGGAGCATCTGCTCGTGGCGCTCGCGAAGGACCCGTTGGGCCGCACGGCGCTCGCCCGGATGAAGCTGGACCCCGCGCGCGTCGCCGAGCGCGCCGAGTCCGAGATGCGCCGGGGCAAGCGGCCCATGGAGCGCCCGGAGCTCTCTCCGCATGCCAAGCGGGCGCTGGAGCTGGCGTATCAGGAGGCCTACGAGCTGGGCCACTCCTACGTGGGACCCGAGCACGTGCTGCTGGGCCTGCTCCAGGAAGGCGAGGGGCTGGCGTCGGAAATTCTGCGGGAGCAGGGGGCGCAGCACGGCAAGGCCCGCGCGGCCGTGGCGGAGGCGCTGGCGCCGTCGTCCGAGTCGCGCCGCTCGCCCACGCCCACGTTGGACGAGTACTGCCGTGACCTCACGCGCATGGCCTCGGAGGGAAAGCTGGACCCGGTGGTGGGGCGCGCCAACGAAATCGAGACCACGCTCGAAATCCTCTCCCGCCGGACGAAGAACAACCCGGTGCTCATCGGCGAGCCGGGCGTGGGCAAGACGGCCATCGTGGAGGGCATCGCCCAACGCATCATCTCCGCCGCCGTCCCGGACACGCTGCGCGACAAGCGCGTCCTGCAATTGGACCTCTCCGGCCTGCTCGCGGGCAGCAAGTACCGCGGCGAGTTCGAGGAGCGCCTGAAGAAGGTCATGGACGAGGTGAAGGCCCACAGCGAGGAAATCGTCCTCTTCATCGACGAGATTCACACCATCGTCGGCGCGGGCGCGGCGGAGGGCGCCATGGACGCGGGCAACATGCTCAAGCCGTCCCTGGCCCGGGGCGAGCTGCACGTCATTGGGGCCACCACGCTGGACGAGTACCGCAAGCGCATCGAGAAGGACGCCGCGTTGGAGCGCCGCTTCCAGCCCGTGGTCGTCCCCGAACCGACGGCCGAGCAGGCCATCGAGATTCTCCGAGGCCTCAAGGACCGGTACGAGTCGCACCACCGCGTGCGCATCGCGGACGACGCGCTCGTCGCGGCGGTGGAGTTGTCGGACCGCTACGTCACCGGCCGCTTCCTGCCCGACAAGGCCATCGATTTGGTGGACCAGGCCGCCGCCCGGGTGCGGCTGCGCCTCACGTTGCCTCCCGAGCGGCTGGTGAACGCCGAGCACGAGGTGGTGAAGGTGAAGCGCGCGCTCGACGAGGCCCGGGACCGCAAGGCGAAGCCCCGCATCCAGGAGCTGGAGTCCAAGCTGCGCGACGCGGAGCGGGAGGTGCAGAGCGCGCAGAAGGAGCGCCGCACCCAGAAGTCGAGTGAGACGCCCGAGGTCCGCGCCGAGGACGTGGCGGAGGTGCTGTCCCGCATGACGGGCATCCCCGTGACGCAGATGACGGAGGACGAGCGCAAGAAGCTGCTGGAGCTGGAGTCCCGCCTGCACGAGCGTGTCATTGGCCAGGACGAGGCCATCCGCGTGCTGTCACAGTCCATCCGGCGGGCGAGGGCGGGGCTCAAGGATGAGGCGCGGCCCATTGGCTCCTTCCTCTTCCTGGGCCCCACCGGCGTGGGCAAGACGGAGCTGGCGAAGACGCTGGCGGAGCTGCTCTTCGGCGACGAGAAGGCGCTCATCCGCTTCGACATGAGTGAGTACATGGAAAAGCATACCGTGAGTCGGCTGGTGGGCGCGCCGCCGGGTTATGTCGGCTACGAGGAGGGCGGGCAGCTCACGGAGGCCGTCCGCCGGCGGCCCTACTGCGTGCTCTTGTTCGACGAGGTGGAGAAGGCGCACCCCGACGTGTTCCACATGCTGCTCCAGGTGCTGGATGACGGACGCCTCACGGACTCGCAGGGCACGGTGGTGAACTTCAAGAACACCGTCATCATCTGCACCAGCAACCTGGGCTCGCACCTCATCCAGGAGTCCACCGCGCGCAAGGAGCCCCAGGAGCGGATGCGCGAGCGCGTCATGGGCGTGCTCAAGGGGCACTTCCCGCCGGAGTTCCTCAACCGCATCGACGAGACGGTCGTCTTCGAGCCGCTCAACCGCGCACAGTTGCGCGCCATCGTGGAGTTGATGCTGGAGAAGACGCGCCGCCTGCTGCATGGGCAGGGCATCGACTTGGAGATGACGCCCGCGGCCCTGGAGGCGTTGGTGGACAAGGGATGGGACCCCACCTTCGGTGCCCGCCCGCTGCGGCGTGAAATCCAGCGCGCCATCGAAGCGCCGCTCGCGGAGTCCCTCATCTCCGGTTCCATCCGCGAGAACAGCCGGGTCCGCGCGGACTTCAAGGATGGAAAATTCCGTTTCGAGGAGGCGCAGGCGCCCGAGTCGGAAGAGGCGCAGGCGGAGCCCAGTGCCGTTCACTGA
- a CDS encoding flavin reductase family protein, whose amino-acid sequence MMQSTPGGVDARGFRDAMARWASGVAVVAVRDAEGLRATTVSSFSSLSLEPPLVVVALSQASRTLTRVEAAGGFTLSVLSSAQRSISVKCARGELDAHLFDDDAFVRDSLMGLSCVVHGLHRHGDHTLIVGRVTRLHEGRPQEPLLYWERGYRTVTSLLPSDTDCA is encoded by the coding sequence ATGATGCAGAGCACTCCAGGCGGTGTGGACGCCCGCGGCTTTCGGGATGCGATGGCCCGTTGGGCCAGCGGCGTGGCCGTGGTGGCGGTCCGGGACGCGGAAGGGCTGCGCGCGACGACGGTGAGCTCCTTCAGTTCACTTTCCCTGGAGCCGCCGTTGGTGGTGGTGGCGCTCTCCCAGGCCTCGCGGACCTTGACGCGGGTGGAGGCCGCGGGCGGCTTCACGCTCAGCGTCCTGTCCTCCGCCCAACGTTCCATCTCCGTGAAATGCGCCCGAGGCGAACTGGATGCGCATCTCTTCGATGATGACGCCTTCGTGCGGGACAGTCTGATGGGGCTGTCCTGCGTGGTGCATGGCCTCCATCGTCACGGTGACCACACGCTCATTGTCGGCCGCGTCACACGCCTTCATGAGGGACGTCCGCAAGAGCCCCTTCTTTATTGGGAGCGCGGATATCGAACCGTGACCTCGTTGCTTCCGTCTGATACCGATTGCGCCTGA
- a CDS encoding xanthine dehydrogenase family protein molybdopterin-binding subunit, producing the protein MMKHFSLISRRSFLEGLNLSVGGLALGVFSGGAAVAAAGAPSTKPAPGLNPNVFVHVAPDGEVTIVCARSEMGQGVRSSLPVLVADEMGADMARVKVVQAVGDKVYGDQNTDGSSSVRGVYDDIRRMGATAREMLVAAAARRWKVKPDACEARDHAVFLRGSERSLGFGALVADASKRAVPKESTVKLRPKNELRMAGRPMPLLDGPAYVTGTAVFGADIRLPGMLIAVVARPPVVGGKVVRFDATRALAVPGVKKVLELPAPKPPYTFQFWGGVAVLADNTWAAMRGREALDITWDDGPNASYDSTTYREQLTASIRAPGTVARNVGDVDAALASAARVVESEYHVPHQSHVPMEPPVALARVENGLCEVWAPTQHPQAARSVAAATSGLPEDKVTVNVTFLGGGFGRKSKADFIAEVVWLAKETGVPVRVQWTREDDVRHDYYHSVSAQQLTAGLDASGKVIAWRHRTAFPPIASTFGQATRPSPSDLQQGVLDLALSVPNVRAETCEAPPHVRIGWLRSVYNIFHAFSVNSFVDELAHLRGTDSRDMLLEVLGPPRVATLQELGISALRNYGASVEDHPVDAGRLRGVIERVTANAGWDARKQHGRALGLAAHRSFLSYVAVVASVVKDDKGRIRVDEAWITVDAGTILNPERVRSQMEGSIIFGMSIALHGAVTMKGGVTEQSNFRDLKLVRIGEAPRKIHVDIVPSELPSGGVGEPGVPPVAPAIANAVFALTGTRIRELPISRTFSV; encoded by the coding sequence ATGATGAAGCACTTCTCGTTGATTAGCCGGCGCTCGTTCCTGGAGGGCCTGAACCTGTCGGTGGGCGGGCTCGCGCTGGGTGTCTTCTCCGGCGGCGCCGCGGTGGCGGCCGCGGGCGCTCCCTCCACGAAGCCCGCTCCGGGGCTGAACCCGAATGTGTTCGTCCACGTGGCGCCGGATGGCGAGGTCACCATCGTCTGCGCCCGGTCGGAGATGGGGCAGGGCGTTCGCAGCTCGCTGCCGGTGCTCGTCGCGGACGAGATGGGCGCGGACATGGCGCGCGTGAAGGTGGTCCAGGCCGTGGGCGACAAGGTCTACGGCGACCAGAACACGGACGGCTCCAGCAGCGTGCGCGGCGTGTATGACGACATCCGCCGCATGGGCGCCACCGCGCGGGAGATGCTGGTGGCCGCCGCCGCCCGCCGCTGGAAGGTGAAGCCGGACGCATGCGAGGCCCGGGACCACGCCGTCTTCCTCCGGGGGAGCGAGCGTTCGCTGGGCTTCGGGGCGCTGGTGGCGGACGCGTCCAAGCGGGCCGTTCCCAAGGAGTCCACCGTCAAGCTGCGGCCCAAGAACGAGCTGCGCATGGCGGGCCGGCCGATGCCGCTGCTGGACGGCCCGGCCTACGTGACGGGCACCGCGGTGTTCGGCGCGGACATCCGGTTGCCGGGCATGCTCATCGCCGTGGTGGCGCGGCCCCCCGTGGTGGGCGGCAAGGTCGTTCGGTTTGATGCCACCCGTGCGCTCGCCGTCCCCGGCGTGAAGAAGGTCCTCGAGCTGCCCGCGCCGAAGCCGCCCTACACGTTCCAGTTCTGGGGCGGTGTCGCGGTGCTCGCGGACAACACCTGGGCGGCGATGCGCGGGCGCGAGGCGTTGGACATCACGTGGGATGACGGCCCGAACGCCTCCTACGACTCCACCACGTACCGCGAGCAGTTGACGGCTTCGATTCGCGCGCCCGGGACGGTGGCGCGCAACGTGGGTGACGTCGACGCGGCGCTGGCGTCCGCGGCCCGCGTCGTCGAATCCGAGTACCACGTCCCACACCAGTCCCACGTGCCCATGGAGCCGCCCGTGGCCCTGGCCCGCGTGGAGAACGGCCTGTGCGAGGTGTGGGCGCCCACGCAGCATCCGCAGGCCGCGCGCAGCGTGGCGGCGGCGACGTCCGGGCTCCCCGAGGACAAGGTCACCGTCAACGTGACGTTCCTGGGCGGCGGCTTCGGCCGCAAGTCCAAGGCGGACTTCATCGCCGAGGTGGTGTGGCTCGCGAAGGAGACCGGCGTTCCGGTGCGCGTGCAGTGGACGCGCGAGGACGACGTCCGTCACGACTACTACCACTCCGTCAGCGCGCAGCAGCTCACCGCGGGCCTGGATGCCTCGGGCAAGGTCATCGCGTGGCGGCACCGCACGGCGTTCCCACCCATCGCCTCCACGTTCGGCCAGGCGACGCGGCCCAGTCCGTCGGACCTCCAGCAGGGCGTGCTCGACCTGGCGCTCTCGGTGCCCAACGTCCGCGCGGAGACCTGCGAGGCGCCGCCCCACGTGCGCATTGGCTGGCTTCGCTCCGTCTACAACATCTTCCACGCCTTCTCGGTGAACTCGTTCGTGGACGAGCTGGCGCACCTGCGGGGCACGGACTCGCGCGACATGCTCCTGGAGGTGCTCGGGCCGCCGCGCGTGGCCACGCTCCAGGAGTTGGGCATCTCCGCGCTCCGGAACTACGGCGCGTCGGTGGAGGACCACCCCGTGGACGCGGGGCGCCTGAGGGGCGTCATCGAGCGCGTCACGGCGAACGCCGGTTGGGACGCGCGGAAGCAGCATGGCCGGGCGCTCGGGCTCGCGGCGCACCGCAGCTTCCTCAGCTACGTGGCCGTGGTGGCGTCGGTGGTGAAGGACGACAAGGGCCGGATTCGCGTCGACGAGGCGTGGATTACGGTGGACGCCGGCACCATCCTCAATCCGGAGCGCGTGCGCTCGCAGATGGAGGGCTCCATCATCTTCGGCATGAGCATCGCGCTGCACGGCGCCGTCACCATGAAGGGCGGCGTGACGGAGCAGTCGAACTTCCGCGACCTCAAGCTGGTCCGCATCGGCGAGGCGCCCCGGAAGATTCACGTGGACATCGTCCCCAGCGAGCTGCCGTCCGGCGGCGTGGGTGAGCCGGGAGTGCCGCCGGTGGCGCCAGCCATCGCGAACGCCGTCTTCGCGCTGACGGGGACGCGCATCCGCGAGCTGCCCATCTCCCGCACCTTCTCTGTCTGA